In the genome of Rhodothermales bacterium, the window TTACGAAGTAATCCAGCCATCAGACTGGCATTTTTCTGGGTCCCCGCCTGCGCGGGGATGACTTGCTCCTTATGCAATACGCAAATCTCAACAGTTTCTTAAGGTTTAAGGGATTTTTACTCCTTAAACCTTAAACCCCGAACCTTAACCCGTGATCGGAATTTGTGCACCAGATTCGAAGCATACCGCAAGTAGAGATCACTTTATGAAACTCGCAGTCTGTGTAAAAGCCACGCCGGACACGACCACGAAGGTGGCGATCGGGGCGGATGGGAAGTCGATTCAGGAAGACGGCATCCAGTGGATCATCAGCCCCTACGACGAATTCGCCATCGAGGAGGCGGTGAAGCTGAGCGAGACGAAGGGGGGAGAGGTCACCGTGGTGGTGATGGGCCCGCCGAGCGTCGAAAAGACGATCCGCGAGGCGCTGGCAATGGGGGCGCACAAGGCGATCCGGGTGCATTGCGACGCCGTCCCGTCCGACCCGGCCGTTATTGCAAAGGCCCTGGCGGATGTCCTCGGGCCAATGGGGTTCGACATCATCTTCACCGGCCGGCAGGCCATCGACGCGGACCACGGCCAGGTGCCCTCGCGCCTCGCCCAGATCCTGGGCCTGCCCTGCGCGACGGTGGTGGTGAAGCTGGAGATCGACGGCACCCGGGCCACGGCGCTGCGTGAAGTGGAAGGCGGGCACGAGAAGCTGCGGTTCAGCCTGCCGGCGGTCGTCGGCGCGAACCGGCACCTCAACGAACCCCGCTACCGCTCGCTCCGCGGCATCATGCAGGCGAAACGCGTCGCGATCGACGTCGTCACCCCCGCGCTCCAGGCGCCGGCGTTGGTCATCGAAAAGATGGCTCTCCCGCCCCAGAAATCCGGCAGCAAACTCTTTAAAAACGGAGCCGCCGACGCCGCCGAAGTGGTGCGGTTGCTGCACGAAGAAGCGAAGGTGATTTGAAGGAAAAAGGTAAAAGAGAAAAGGCAAAATGGTGTAAATCCAGATGTAAGCCCCTTTTTCCTTTTTCCTTTCCCCTTTTTCCTTTCCCCTTTTTCCTTTCCCCTTTCTCCTTTTCCCTTTTCCTTTTGCATTTTGCCTTGATCTCATGATCCTCGTCTTCACCGACATCCTCCAGGGCAGCGTTCGCCCGATCAATCAGGAAGTGTTTACGGCGGCCGTTGCGCTCGGTAAAGCGCTCTCGAAAGAGGTGGCTGCGTTGATGATGGGCAGCGGGGTCGCGTCGCTCGCCGGCGAGGCCGCGGCGTATGGGATCACGAAGACCCTGGTCGTCGACGACCCGAAGCTGGCGAAGTTCAGTCCGGATGCCTACGCCGCCGCCGCGGCCGAGGTCGCCCGGCAGAAAGGCGCTACGGTAATCCTGATGGGGGCGACGTTCACCGGAAAGGATGTGATGGCCCGTATGGCGCAGGCGCTGGGCGCCGGCCTGGCGCAGGACTGTACGGCGTTCCGGGTGGATGGTGCCTCGGTCGTCTTCACCCGCCCGATGTACGCCGGCAAAGTGCTCGCGGATGTCCGCGTAACGAGCCGGGTGGTGACCGCCACGCTGCGGTCGAAGTCGTTTAAGCCGGTCGAAGCTCCGGTGGCCGGCCAGGTCGAGACTCTCGCGGTGGCCGTGCCCGAGCCGAAAGTGGTCGTGGAATCCTACGAAGGCGCGACAAACGGCAAGCTGGACGTAACCGAGGCCGACATCATCGTGAGCGGCGGCCGCGGGTTGCAGGGAGCGGACAAGTGGGGCGTGATCGAGGACCTCGCCGGCGCCCTCGGCGCGGCGACGGGCTGCAGCCGCCCGGTATCCGACGACGGCTGGCGCCCGCACGAAGAACACATCGGGCAGACGGGCAAGACGGTCTCTCCCGTGCTTTACATCGCCTGCGGCATCTCCGGCGCGATCCAGCACGTGGCCGGCATGTCATCGTCGAAGTACATCGTCGCCGTCAACAAAGACCCCGAGGCGCCCATCTTCAAAGTGGCGGATTACGGGATCGTGGGGGATGTGTTTGAGGTGTTGCCGGCGATGACGGCGGCGGTGAGGAAGGTGAAGGGGTGAACCCGTAATGAGGGTTCGGTTTAGCGCTCGAGATTTATGCGGGTCAACGTGACCCTGAAGCGACTTCTCGGCATAAATACGCGCACCTCCTGTTGGCGACCTGGGGTATCCGTTCCATAGGGCGCGTCTATTTATTACTTATGCGAATCAGGAGTTGAAACGTCAAAAACGGGGCAAAACGTCATCCCCCGGTCAAAGCCGGGGGCAGGCTCTGGGCCCCGACCCAGGACCCAGAATCGGGGTTGCTAGCTTCTCTAGGTCCTGGATCAAGTCCAGGATGACGGGCTTTATTGACGCATTTAAGTTGTTATGCACTTTGAAACCACGCAAAATTGTGTCTTTCAACTCCTGATTCGCATTACCTCCCTATTTCAATGGGATTGGGCCCAAGAGCTATCAATCCGGAAACGGCCTTGAACCAAAGGTTGGCGTCGCCGCGCGACGCCGCATAATAGCCCCCGTGCTTCAGCTCGGGGGCACGGCCCTGACGACCTGCTCGTAACGAGAGACTTTGTAGGAGAGACGGCGTCGTTTACGGAGAGGGGGAGCAATTAAGAAAGTCCTAACCGTATATTCCAATGATTCGGGCTCTGTTAACCATCGTCGATCAAGCATCCACACGCAGACCGGCTGCCGTATATGCCCAGGGTATTCATCAGTTACACGAAGGGAGACGACGAGATCGTTGCCCAACTGCATAAGCGCCTGGAAGATCAGGGCGTGGCTGTGTGGCGCGATCAAGCGAGTCTTTACGGCG includes:
- a CDS encoding electron transfer flavoprotein subunit beta/FixA family protein; its protein translation is MKLAVCVKATPDTTTKVAIGADGKSIQEDGIQWIISPYDEFAIEEAVKLSETKGGEVTVVVMGPPSVEKTIREALAMGAHKAIRVHCDAVPSDPAVIAKALADVLGPMGFDIIFTGRQAIDADHGQVPSRLAQILGLPCATVVVKLEIDGTRATALREVEGGHEKLRFSLPAVVGANRHLNEPRYRSLRGIMQAKRVAIDVVTPALQAPALVIEKMALPPQKSGSKLFKNGAADAAEVVRLLHEEAKVI
- a CDS encoding electron transfer flavoprotein subunit alpha/FixB family protein — protein: MILVFTDILQGSVRPINQEVFTAAVALGKALSKEVAALMMGSGVASLAGEAAAYGITKTLVVDDPKLAKFSPDAYAAAAAEVARQKGATVILMGATFTGKDVMARMAQALGAGLAQDCTAFRVDGASVVFTRPMYAGKVLADVRVTSRVVTATLRSKSFKPVEAPVAGQVETLAVAVPEPKVVVESYEGATNGKLDVTEADIIVSGGRGLQGADKWGVIEDLAGALGAATGCSRPVSDDGWRPHEEHIGQTGKTVSPVLYIACGISGAIQHVAGMSSSKYIVAVNKDPEAPIFKVADYGIVGDVFEVLPAMTAAVRKVKG